The following are encoded in a window of Methanomassiliicoccales archaeon genomic DNA:
- a CDS encoding 50S ribosomal protein L18 yields MAHGPRYKVQFRRRREGRTDYRQRARLLRAGAPRAVVRISLRNTCVQFIDYDPVGDQVVAQAHSKELVKLGWNFSLGNTPAAYLTGYLAGIRAKRKGVEKAVLDIGLRNPARGASCFAALKGIIDAGIEVPHGAEVIPSDERIHGKHIREDMGQVVEEIKRKVEVQ; encoded by the coding sequence ATGGCTCATGGTCCCCGTTATAAGGTTCAATTTCGCAGGAGGCGTGAGGGAAGGACGGACTACAGGCAACGCGCACGGCTGCTTAGAGCAGGGGCACCAAGAGCTGTTGTTAGAATTTCCCTAAGAAATACGTGTGTGCAATTTATTGACTACGATCCAGTAGGCGACCAGGTTGTTGCGCAAGCTCATTCAAAGGAACTTGTGAAGCTTGGTTGGAACTTTTCGCTTGGTAATACACCCGCTGCGTATCTTACGGGATATCTTGCGGGAATAAGAGCCAAAAGGAAAGGCGTTGAGAAGGCAGTTCTGGACATAGGTCTAAGGAATCCGGCACGCGGTGCCTCATGCTTTGCAGCGCTGAAGGGAATTATTGACGCGGGAATAGAAGTTCCCCATGGGGCTGAGGTGATCCCCTCCGATGAGAGGATACATGGAAAACACATACGTGAGGACATGGGGCAGGTTGTTGAGGAGATTAAGAGGAAGGTGGAGGTGCAGTAA
- the trpD gene encoding anthranilate phosphoribosyltransferase, with protein sequence MIRDAIKQVISGQDLTYQQSKSIMHDILFGRVTPGQIGALIMGLEMKGAREEELLGFVSEMMENVIKIASPNGTIDLCGTGGDGLGTFNISTVASIVVASCGIPVAKHSNNSVSGVCGSADVLGAIGIPYDMDPPDVERCLFDAGIGFLYAPKFHPLMKKVSPIRKELGVRSFFNLLGPLASPVNARYRLLGVYDPHIAARMARLLKSLGVEHALVAHGSGLDEITNTGETMIVELNQDRIFEYVIEPEMFGMDRVDPRETAGGDAFDNARILLSALHGHRGPKLDLVLLNAGAAIYAANRAESIEDGVCIAKKAVESGKSLQSLRNLYHLANELEAERQLRISVSTLMERSRIYLRELSSRYREIADLLIERIKTKEKGRELLGNLDGDILNETNALTIIALKKMLKITSEDPAFPAGEHDRLSRSSKKLSESITNAPGLAIIGEFKNRIPSAREMYVPPPPSLIASSYQSLGLQGMSVVVEEHFFAGSLQLFEFFRNKVKLPLIYKDFVVSKEQIGTAANVGADSVLIISKLLNREALEEMIDESINLGIEPLVEVHDRKDVDKVSSCSNFCQLKLIGINSRDLRTLETDLSVLSKIKDLIPHDKILIAESGVTHANDLMMLAGFDAVLVGSFILTSVNPVNEVQKIIAKARRIRR encoded by the coding sequence ATGATTCGAGATGCAATTAAACAGGTGATTAGTGGCCAAGATCTCACGTACCAGCAATCAAAGTCTATAATGCATGACATATTATTTGGCAGAGTGACGCCTGGTCAAATTGGAGCTCTGATTATGGGACTGGAAATGAAGGGCGCAAGAGAGGAGGAACTATTGGGTTTTGTTTCAGAGATGATGGAAAATGTCATTAAGATAGCTTCACCCAATGGAACCATCGATCTCTGCGGAACAGGCGGTGATGGTTTAGGAACGTTCAACATAAGTACGGTCGCCTCGATCGTTGTTGCATCTTGCGGCATACCTGTGGCGAAGCACAGCAATAATTCCGTTTCGGGCGTGTGTGGCTCTGCAGATGTTCTTGGTGCAATAGGAATTCCCTATGACATGGATCCCCCTGACGTTGAGAGATGTCTCTTTGATGCAGGAATTGGATTCTTGTATGCGCCAAAATTTCATCCCCTTATGAAAAAAGTCAGTCCCATAAGAAAGGAGCTCGGGGTTCGGTCATTCTTTAATCTTCTCGGACCCCTTGCAAGTCCCGTTAATGCTCGTTACCGTTTGCTCGGTGTATATGATCCCCATATCGCTGCTCGGATGGCCAGATTGCTCAAATCTTTAGGCGTTGAACACGCATTAGTTGCTCATGGTTCTGGTCTTGATGAAATAACCAACACTGGCGAAACGATGATCGTGGAACTGAACCAAGATAGAATATTCGAATATGTGATTGAACCAGAAATGTTTGGAATGGATCGCGTCGATCCACGAGAGACTGCCGGTGGGGACGCATTTGACAATGCAAGGATCTTGCTCTCGGCACTTCATGGACATCGAGGTCCAAAACTCGATCTCGTCTTGCTCAATGCAGGTGCAGCGATTTATGCGGCAAATCGTGCTGAAAGTATCGAAGACGGTGTTTGCATCGCTAAGAAAGCAGTTGAAAGCGGAAAATCTCTGCAATCGCTGAGGAATTTATATCATCTTGCTAATGAGCTTGAAGCAGAGCGGCAGCTTCGCATAAGCGTTTCTACTTTAATGGAGAGATCACGTATCTACCTCAGAGAACTGTCATCAAGATATAGAGAGATTGCCGATCTATTGATTGAAAGAATAAAGACGAAAGAAAAAGGTCGGGAGCTATTAGGCAATCTCGACGGGGATATACTCAACGAAACGAATGCCTTAACTATTATTGCGCTTAAGAAAATGCTGAAGATCACTTCTGAAGATCCTGCTTTTCCTGCAGGTGAACACGATCGTCTTTCGCGAAGTTCAAAGAAACTATCTGAATCTATAACCAACGCACCCGGTCTTGCTATAATAGGTGAGTTTAAGAACCGCATCCCTTCCGCTCGGGAGATGTACGTTCCGCCTCCACCATCTTTAATTGCGAGCTCATACCAATCACTAGGGTTGCAGGGAATGTCCGTCGTTGTTGAGGAGCATTTTTTTGCAGGGAGTTTGCAGCTTTTCGAGTTCTTTCGCAATAAAGTCAAGCTACCGCTGATCTATAAGGATTTTGTCGTGTCAAAAGAACAGATTGGAACGGCCGCAAACGTAGGCGCTGATTCGGTATTGATAATTTCGAAATTGCTGAATCGCGAAGCATTGGAGGAAATGATTGATGAAAGCATTAATCTCGGCATCGAACCTTTGGTCGAAGTGCATGACCGCAAAGATGTTGATAAAGTCTCCTCCTGTTCCAATTTTTGTCAGCTCAAACTCATTGGGATCAACTCAAGAGACTTGCGAACATTGGAAACCGATCTCTCCGTTCTCAGCAAAATCAAAGATCTCATTCCTCATGACAAGATCCTGATAGCGGAGAGCGGTGTGACTCATGCTAATGATTTGATGATGTTAGCGGGGTTTGATGCAGTGCTCGTGGGCTCCTTTATCCTCACTTCCGTAAATCCCGTGAATGAAGTACAAAAAATCATTGCAAAGGCGAGGAGGATTAGACGTTGA
- a CDS encoding anthranilate synthase component I family protein, giving the protein MSFGTKQNGRSLKISVAFQDGIVANPTSVFLSMRKHFPGECFILESVEGTVKTARYSFIGACPISTFKSKSNRIWIDDECFYVKDPYEAMKKWFYSFDCGLSQLAPYSGGAVGYFSYEFARHFENIKGFKQGNEYDAPEAYFLIPTHLVCIDHLHNRTFFISYGSLHELHECAKAAETCSLAPVRLGTVVSEPNQQIYEEIVHKAKEYIVQGDIFQVVISRRIEFDFEGDSLSMYLALRKINPSPYLFLIDFKGIKLIGSSPEMLVRMEGKKLTTRPIAGTRRRDPDREEDEKLKIEMLLDEKERSEHIMLVDLARNDLGKVSKPGTVKATELLEIEKYSHVQHIVSNIESELRDDCDAFDVLKSCFPAGTVTGAPKIRAMEIISELERVPRGPYAGAVGYFDFNGCMDFAITIRSIVVSDGKARIQAGAGIVADSIPTLEYHETEQKMKAMITAISSISQRERA; this is encoded by the coding sequence ATTTCCTTTGGTACGAAACAAAATGGGCGATCGCTGAAGATAAGTGTAGCATTTCAGGATGGAATCGTTGCTAATCCCACATCTGTGTTCTTATCGATGCGAAAACACTTTCCTGGTGAATGTTTTATTTTGGAGTCAGTGGAAGGTACGGTGAAGACTGCTAGGTATTCATTTATCGGGGCATGTCCGATTTCTACATTTAAATCGAAATCTAACAGAATCTGGATCGATGATGAATGTTTTTATGTCAAAGATCCTTATGAAGCCATGAAAAAATGGTTTTACTCGTTCGATTGTGGTCTCTCGCAGCTCGCACCATATTCAGGTGGAGCAGTCGGATATTTTTCCTACGAATTCGCAAGGCATTTTGAAAATATCAAAGGCTTTAAACAGGGAAACGAGTATGATGCACCTGAAGCGTACTTCTTGATACCAACGCATCTCGTTTGCATCGACCACTTGCACAATCGAACATTTTTCATTTCATATGGTTCACTGCATGAATTGCATGAATGTGCGAAGGCGGCTGAAACATGTAGTCTCGCACCAGTTAGACTGGGCACAGTTGTCTCAGAACCCAACCAGCAAATTTACGAGGAAATTGTTCATAAAGCCAAGGAATACATAGTGCAAGGAGATATATTCCAGGTCGTTATTTCACGAAGGATTGAGTTTGATTTTGAAGGCGATTCTTTATCGATGTATCTCGCACTGCGGAAGATAAACCCCTCCCCATATTTATTTCTCATCGACTTCAAAGGGATCAAATTGATAGGTTCTTCGCCGGAAATGCTCGTGAGGATGGAGGGTAAAAAACTCACTACGAGGCCGATCGCTGGCACACGTCGGAGAGATCCTGATAGGGAAGAGGACGAGAAACTCAAGATTGAAATGCTGCTGGATGAAAAAGAGAGATCGGAACACATTATGCTTGTTGATCTAGCGCGAAACGATCTTGGAAAGGTCTCCAAGCCTGGAACTGTGAAAGCGACCGAACTCTTGGAAATTGAAAAATATTCGCACGTCCAGCATATCGTTTCGAATATTGAGAGCGAATTGAGAGATGACTGCGACGCATTTGACGTGTTGAAGAGCTGTTTTCCAGCAGGCACCGTAACAGGAGCTCCAAAGATCCGCGCGATGGAAATAATATCTGAACTTGAAAGAGTGCCAAGGGGACCGTATGCTGGTGCGGTGGGTTATTTTGATTTCAATGGTTGCATGGACTTTGCCATTACTATAAGGTCGATCGTTGTCTCAGATGGGAAGGCAAGAATTCAGGCAGGAGCTGGAATCGTTGCAGATTCGATTCCAACCTTAGAATATCATGAAACAGAACAGAAAATGAAAGCGATGATCACGGCAATTTCCTCGATTTCACAAAGGGAGCGTGCATAA
- a CDS encoding RNA-guided pseudouridylation complex pseudouridine synthase subunit Cbf5 — MSKILIREEYFSTERWGKPPSERTVEELLEAGLINLDKPPGPTSHQVTAWVRDILGVEKIAHGGTLDPNVSGVLPIATGKAVRAIDLTLKSDKEYVCFMKLHREKKESDVARILMSFVGDIYQIPPVRSAVKRQLRVRKIHEIRILEIRGRDVLFRISCDAGTYIRTLCYDVGEALGVGAHMEELRRVRSGNLKEEDSCKLQDIKDAWVFWKEDGNEFMIKKIIMPFEKLFDSIPKIYVKDSAVDAICHGADLAVVGITRIEDTILKGSNVAIFTEKEEVVALATALMNAERMLVAKDGIAAKTIRVFMKPGTYPKMW, encoded by the coding sequence TTGTCGAAAATACTGATTAGGGAGGAATATTTTTCTACTGAGAGGTGGGGGAAACCGCCATCAGAACGAACAGTTGAAGAACTATTGGAAGCTGGTTTGATCAATCTCGATAAACCGCCTGGACCAACATCTCATCAGGTGACGGCTTGGGTGAGGGATATTCTGGGGGTCGAGAAAATTGCCCATGGTGGTACTCTAGACCCAAATGTGAGTGGCGTGCTTCCAATAGCAACTGGAAAAGCTGTGCGTGCAATCGATCTTACGCTAAAATCCGATAAAGAATATGTATGTTTTATGAAGTTACATAGGGAAAAAAAGGAAAGTGATGTGGCAAGAATCTTGATGAGCTTTGTTGGCGACATTTACCAGATTCCGCCGGTAAGATCTGCAGTGAAGCGCCAATTGCGAGTAAGGAAAATACACGAAATTAGAATACTCGAGATTAGGGGAAGGGACGTTTTATTTAGAATCTCATGCGATGCTGGAACTTATATCAGAACTCTCTGTTATGATGTTGGTGAAGCTCTTGGAGTCGGAGCGCACATGGAGGAATTAAGGCGCGTTCGCTCTGGCAATTTGAAGGAGGAGGACTCTTGCAAACTCCAGGACATCAAAGATGCGTGGGTATTTTGGAAAGAAGATGGGAATGAATTTATGATTAAAAAAATCATCATGCCTTTTGAAAAATTATTTGATAGCATCCCTAAGATTTATGTGAAAGATAGCGCAGTAGACGCAATCTGTCACGGTGCTGACCTGGCCGTGGTTGGAATCACGCGTATTGAAGATACGATCCTGAAAGGAAGCAACGTTGCGATATTTACGGAAAAGGAAGAGGTTGTTGCACTTGCGACGGCTCTAATGAATGCAGAACGAATGCTCGTGGCAAAAGATGGCATTGCTGCGAAGACCATTCGGGTATTCATGAAGCCAGGTACCTATCCAAAAATGTGGTAA
- a CDS encoding 30S ribosomal protein S5 has translation MEWTPKTKLGKMVVKGEITSMSDALATKLPLREPEIVDVLLPDLKDEVIDVNMVQRMTDSGRRVKFAITVVVGNSDGFVGIGRAKGKEVGPAIRKAIDNAKLNIIEIKRGCGSWECGCGTPHSLPFMVVGKAGSVEVAFKPAPRGVSLAVGDVAKIILQLAGIKDAWGFARGHTKTTVNYALATFDALQKTSVLRITEEQETRLKIMSGPARVHFSEQEVNLNKQDLTTKQEG, from the coding sequence ATGGAATGGACGCCAAAGACAAAGCTCGGAAAGATGGTGGTGAAGGGTGAGATCACCTCGATGAGCGACGCACTTGCAACGAAACTCCCTCTACGGGAACCTGAAATAGTTGATGTCTTGCTACCAGACTTGAAAGATGAAGTTATCGACGTTAACATGGTGCAGCGCATGACGGACTCTGGCAGACGAGTCAAATTTGCGATAACCGTTGTCGTCGGAAATTCCGATGGTTTTGTAGGGATTGGAAGGGCAAAAGGGAAGGAAGTCGGACCTGCCATAAGAAAAGCAATCGACAATGCGAAGCTTAACATCATTGAAATAAAAAGAGGTTGCGGCTCTTGGGAATGCGGTTGTGGTACACCACACTCATTGCCATTCATGGTTGTTGGTAAGGCTGGGTCGGTTGAGGTGGCATTCAAGCCTGCTCCCCGTGGCGTGTCCCTTGCTGTTGGGGATGTTGCGAAGATAATCTTACAGTTGGCGGGCATCAAGGATGCCTGGGGATTTGCGAGAGGTCATACAAAGACAACGGTCAATTACGCACTAGCAACTTTTGATGCTCTCCAGAAGACCTCAGTTCTGAGAATCACAGAGGAACAGGAGACTAGATTGAAGATCATGAGCGGTCCAGCTAGAGTTCATTTTTCGGAACAGGAAGTGAACTTAAATAAGCAGGATTTGACAACAAAGCAGGAGGGATGA
- the secY gene encoding preprotein translocase subunit SecY has protein sequence MAEGEKSRLYKLKPLTDRLPAVSRPEGHVHFRTKMMWVVLILVFYFVMTNVYIYGLDKAQTIDLFAQYRAILAGAQGSLMHLGIGPIVTGSIIMQLFVGAKIIKLDLRNDEDKAVYQSTQKFLVIIMIIVEAVPQVFGYLVPSDTFVHNLEGIFGTSGIVNGLNFARFIIILQLFIGSYLVFLMDEVVSKWGIGSGISLFIAAGVAEAIFTGTVNWQPVDPNLPLSASNPPAGTIPKTFYILQTTSAAGLAGGGYERILLQNPNPMIALIGTVAIFLFVAYVESTRIELPLAHGAARGARGRYPIKLIYASNIPVILMAALLANVSMFSMLLWNNPTLRDLPLIGGQWWIGYYEPGSTQPSGGLAWYLSTPRGLADWLLPLLSPDKYGDLAAGHNSVQVLLHVFAYLGVMVVGSIIFAKFWIETTNMGPEAVARQIESSGLQIPGFRRDPRVLRRVLERYIPVVTILSGAIVGALAAIADLIGTVGNASGTGVLLAVGILIQFYEAIGREQMMEMHPVLRQFFGGE, from the coding sequence ATGGCAGAAGGGGAAAAGAGCAGACTTTACAAGCTTAAACCCCTGACAGACAGGTTGCCTGCGGTATCTAGACCCGAAGGCCATGTTCATTTCCGAACAAAAATGATGTGGGTTGTCCTCATTCTTGTTTTTTATTTCGTAATGACAAATGTTTACATATATGGTCTGGACAAAGCCCAAACAATAGACCTTTTTGCCCAGTACAGGGCGATATTAGCTGGCGCTCAAGGATCGCTCATGCATCTAGGTATTGGGCCAATAGTTACTGGCTCGATCATCATGCAACTGTTTGTTGGTGCAAAGATCATAAAGTTAGATCTCCGCAATGATGAAGATAAGGCTGTATATCAGAGCACGCAAAAATTCTTAGTCATCATAATGATCATTGTTGAGGCGGTTCCGCAGGTATTCGGCTATCTGGTACCTTCAGATACATTTGTTCACAATCTGGAGGGAATCTTCGGAACAAGCGGAATAGTCAATGGGCTCAATTTCGCAAGGTTCATCATCATACTTCAGCTCTTTATTGGTTCCTATCTTGTCTTCTTAATGGATGAGGTTGTCTCGAAATGGGGGATTGGCAGCGGAATTTCCCTATTCATCGCGGCAGGAGTAGCTGAGGCAATCTTTACGGGAACAGTTAACTGGCAACCGGTCGATCCTAATCTTCCCTTGAGTGCTAGCAATCCTCCAGCAGGAACTATCCCCAAAACGTTCTATATTTTGCAGACAACTTCTGCTGCTGGGCTGGCCGGTGGGGGATATGAAAGGATTCTCCTTCAAAATCCCAATCCTATGATCGCGCTCATAGGTACCGTTGCAATCTTCCTCTTTGTCGCTTATGTTGAGTCGACACGCATTGAACTCCCCTTAGCTCACGGAGCAGCGAGGGGTGCTCGAGGCAGATACCCAATTAAGCTCATTTACGCCTCGAACATTCCCGTTATCCTTATGGCAGCTCTATTGGCCAACGTCAGCATGTTTTCCATGCTCTTATGGAATAATCCCACTCTCAGAGATTTGCCATTAATTGGTGGCCAATGGTGGATCGGCTATTATGAACCAGGAAGCACGCAACCATCGGGGGGACTTGCTTGGTATCTCTCCACGCCCCGTGGTCTTGCTGATTGGCTGCTGCCTCTGCTCAGTCCTGATAAGTACGGTGATTTAGCAGCTGGTCATAATAGCGTTCAGGTTTTGTTGCATGTCTTTGCTTACCTTGGCGTCATGGTCGTCGGATCGATAATCTTCGCGAAATTCTGGATCGAGACGACAAATATGGGTCCTGAAGCAGTTGCAAGACAAATCGAATCTAGTGGTCTTCAGATTCCCGGTTTCAGAAGGGATCCTAGGGTTCTGAGACGCGTACTGGAAAGATACATTCCCGTAGTGACCATACTCAGTGGTGCTATTGTCGGCGCACTGGCTGCGATAGCAGACCTTATAGGAACCGTTGGAAACGCCAGCGGTACTGGGGTTCTTCTCGCCGTAGGAATTTTGATACAGTTCTACGAAGCTATAGGGAGAGAACAAATGATGGAGATGCATCCAGTATTGAGACAATTCTTTGGAGGTGAATAG
- a CDS encoding phosphoribosylanthranilate isomerase produces MKIKICGITNASDAIMCEDLGADALGFVHFPSSIRSLSLRCIREIVSTVGPFTKKVLVCSPADTEEAIKFVKAANVDVIQLYNLDCEEIESIRSHGIAVIRAVKPTDEEIYEFLEVADALLFDSPVPGSGRAHDYSAIPLKLCRRAIIAGGLGIENVDLVRSMRPYAVDVSSGVEKSVGRKDQTLVSEFIRRCRSC; encoded by the coding sequence TTGAAAATCAAGATCTGTGGTATAACTAATGCGTCTGATGCAATCATGTGCGAAGATCTTGGGGCGGACGCTCTCGGCTTCGTTCACTTTCCTAGCTCTATAAGAAGTCTCTCTCTCAGGTGCATTCGCGAAATTGTATCAACTGTTGGGCCATTTACAAAAAAAGTTTTAGTTTGTTCTCCTGCAGACACTGAAGAGGCGATAAAATTCGTCAAGGCTGCGAACGTCGATGTTATCCAACTCTACAACCTCGATTGTGAAGAGATCGAAAGCATCAGATCTCATGGCATAGCAGTTATTCGGGCAGTGAAGCCGACCGATGAGGAAATCTATGAATTTTTGGAAGTTGCAGATGCGCTTTTGTTCGATAGTCCAGTTCCTGGGTCGGGCAGGGCTCACGACTACAGCGCGATACCTTTGAAACTATGTCGCAGGGCTATAATTGCTGGGGGACTTGGCATCGAGAATGTAGATCTCGTGAGATCCATGAGACCTTACGCTGTTGATGTGTCCTCTGGCGTCGAAAAATCTGTTGGTCGAAAAGATCAAACCTTGGTCTCGGAGTTTATTAGGAGGTGTAGATCCTGTTAG
- a CDS encoding uL15 family ribosomal protein — MPSKTKKFRGSRTHGRGKKAGRGAGLQGGRGNAGLHKHKVMYMLKYDPDHFGRHGFKRPQSVVGAKITMNVGEIQENLQRLIADGFAENKDGKIILDLTKMGVDKLLGSGNIAEPVHIIVEDCSSLAREKVEAAGGAIVQP; from the coding sequence ATGCCGAGCAAAACTAAGAAATTCAGAGGAAGTCGCACACACGGTCGTGGAAAGAAGGCGGGGCGTGGAGCTGGGCTTCAGGGTGGACGTGGAAATGCTGGGCTCCACAAGCACAAAGTGATGTATATGCTGAAATACGATCCAGATCATTTCGGAAGGCACGGATTCAAGCGCCCCCAGAGTGTTGTCGGAGCGAAGATTACGATGAACGTAGGTGAAATCCAGGAGAATCTGCAGAGACTCATTGCTGATGGATTTGCTGAGAATAAAGATGGAAAAATTATTTTGGATCTCACTAAAATGGGCGTGGACAAGCTGTTGGGATCTGGAAATATCGCTGAACCCGTTCACATCATAGTGGAAGATTGTTCATCGTTGGCTCGGGAAAAGGTCGAGGCTGCTGGCGGGGCAATTGTCCAGCCTTGA
- a CDS encoding AAA family ATPase, whose amino-acid sequence MRITISGPPGSGKTTVCRQLAEKLSLNYIVAGSIFRKMASERGVSLEDFGKIASEDSSIDRMLDEEILKIARENDHIILEGRLTGYLMHKNGIDAFKIYLDADFEERARRASKRDGIDLAEARASIAERERCELKRYEQYYGFSFEDRNFYDFVIDTTSLSPDEVVSRILRAMEEKGCRKY is encoded by the coding sequence ATGAGAATCACGATTAGTGGCCCCCCCGGCTCTGGAAAAACAACGGTCTGTCGACAATTAGCGGAAAAATTAAGTCTGAACTATATCGTGGCCGGCTCGATTTTCCGAAAGATGGCTTCAGAGAGAGGCGTTTCTCTGGAGGATTTCGGAAAAATCGCCAGCGAGGACAGCTCTATCGATCGCATGCTTGACGAAGAGATCTTGAAGATAGCCCGAGAGAATGATCACATCATACTCGAAGGTCGTCTGACCGGATATCTCATGCATAAAAATGGGATTGATGCTTTCAAGATCTACCTGGATGCGGATTTTGAAGAGAGGGCGAGGCGTGCATCAAAGAGAGATGGGATCGATCTTGCTGAAGCAAGAGCTTCCATTGCGGAGAGGGAGCGCTGCGAACTCAAGAGATATGAGCAATATTATGGTTTCAGCTTTGAAGACAGAAATTTTTATGATTTTGTTATCGATACGACAAGCCTTTCGCCTGATGAGGTCGTTTCTAGAATTCTCAGAGCGATGGAGGAAAAGGGTTGTCGAAAATACTGA
- a CDS encoding 50S ribosomal protein L30: MAYAVIRVRGHGGVKKEIEDTMRMLNLTRPNHCVVVTETDSIRGMLQKAKDYITWGEISEETLARMIKFRGRLIGDKPIDDSYVQEHTNFTSIISFARSVAKDETKYADLPNVKPLFRLSPPRKGYGGNKRSFVSGGALGYRGEKINELIERML; encoded by the coding sequence GTGGCTTACGCTGTTATAAGGGTAAGAGGGCATGGCGGCGTGAAGAAGGAAATTGAAGATACAATGCGCATGCTGAATCTTACTCGCCCCAATCACTGTGTTGTTGTAACCGAGACAGACAGCATCAGAGGCATGTTGCAGAAGGCTAAGGACTACATTACCTGGGGTGAAATCAGCGAGGAAACTCTTGCGAGAATGATAAAATTCAGGGGCCGATTGATAGGCGACAAACCTATTGATGATTCTTATGTGCAAGAACACACTAATTTTACATCGATCATCTCATTTGCAAGAAGCGTTGCAAAGGATGAAACGAAGTATGCAGATTTGCCCAATGTGAAACCCTTATTCCGGCTTAGTCCTCCAAGAAAAGGATACGGAGGAAATAAGCGATCCTTTGTTAGTGGCGGTGCGCTTGGATACCGCGGTGAGAAAATAAACGAACTCATAGAAAGAATGCTGTAG
- a CDS encoding EMC3/TMCO1 family protein → MANPDRKKSSTSRITTMLVFIIALFILFDPTLRNGLGQLVGYGLQPIIGFGGKYPVATLFLAGIVMTGLTVIIRHFTVDYIEQVKSQKIVSAFNKEFRQARLENNTYKIKKLTEQQPKILEKSMQVSSSQMKLLPITMIIVVPIFAWLSIFMIEIGSAYFAVPWSHNANLNAVYVLPSWILLYSLISLPFGQVLARVLRFFAFKKRLNQLKAGGE, encoded by the coding sequence TTGGCAAATCCCGATCGCAAAAAGAGCAGTACATCACGGATCACCACGATGTTAGTTTTTATTATCGCCCTGTTTATTCTATTTGATCCTACTTTGAGAAACGGCCTCGGTCAGCTTGTTGGGTATGGTCTGCAGCCGATCATCGGGTTTGGTGGAAAATATCCTGTTGCAACACTCTTTCTAGCAGGCATAGTGATGACAGGCTTGACAGTAATTATAAGACACTTTACGGTAGATTATATCGAACAAGTAAAGAGTCAAAAAATCGTTTCTGCTTTCAATAAAGAATTCAGGCAGGCAAGACTTGAAAACAATACATACAAGATCAAGAAACTCACAGAACAACAGCCAAAAATCCTTGAGAAGTCGATGCAAGTTTCATCATCTCAGATGAAACTCCTTCCTATTACAATGATTATCGTTGTACCCATATTTGCATGGCTTTCTATTTTCATGATCGAAATCGGTTCGGCTTATTTTGCGGTTCCGTGGTCGCACAATGCAAATTTGAATGCTGTGTATGTATTGCCAAGCTGGATCCTGCTTTATTCATTGATAAGTCTGCCGTTTGGGCAGGTGCTTGCGCGTGTGCTACGCTTTTTTGCATTCAAGAAAAGATTGAACCAGCTAAAGGCCGGTGGAGAATGA
- a CDS encoding aminodeoxychorismate/anthranilate synthase component II produces the protein MVRILVVDNYDSFVYNITQYMSELGANVVVLRNDVLGLEERIEDFDGIIISPGPGHPRESKGSLKIVANSGIALPLLGICLGHQVIAYLHGAEIVKGKLPVHGKLSEIRHFGSSIFDGIPRSFKATRYHSLVVDPDTLPDSLQVIAVSEAQEIMALEVLDRPMFGLQFHPESILTSFGRQIFSNFLRMCRK, from the coding sequence ATGGTAAGGATTCTCGTTGTTGACAATTATGACTCATTTGTATACAATATCACCCAGTATATGAGCGAATTGGGCGCAAATGTTGTTGTTTTGAGAAATGATGTGTTGGGGTTAGAGGAACGCATCGAAGATTTCGATGGCATCATTATATCTCCAGGTCCAGGTCATCCAAGAGAATCAAAAGGAAGCCTGAAAATCGTTGCAAATTCAGGAATCGCTTTACCTTTGCTCGGCATTTGTTTGGGTCATCAGGTAATTGCATATCTACATGGTGCCGAAATCGTCAAAGGAAAATTGCCCGTTCATGGTAAGCTTTCAGAAATCCGTCATTTTGGTTCTTCCATTTTCGATGGCATTCCTCGGTCATTCAAGGCAACTCGATATCATTCCTTAGTTGTCGATCCCGATACGTTGCCAGACTCGTTGCAAGTCATTGCCGTAAGTGAAGCCCAGGAAATAATGGCCCTTGAAGTTTTAGACAGACCGATGTTTGGACTTCAATTTCATCCAGAATCCATATTGACTTCTTTTGGACGTCAAATATTCTCGAATTTCTTGCGGATGTGCAGAAAATGA